From Argopecten irradians isolate NY chromosome 12, Ai_NY, whole genome shotgun sequence, one genomic window encodes:
- the LOC138304953 gene encoding axoneme-associated protein mst101(2)-like — MPITKPVCNTIKHGHINIKQGNVKIKPGNIKIKQGNVKIKQGNVKIKQGKVTIKQGNVTTKQENNEIEQGNVTSNKEISTIKKEKSTSSKEILPAIRKFQPSSEKMSTSSEKMSTSSKEMSPAIRKFQPSSKKMSTSCKKMLPATKEMSTSTSKEMSPSSKKMSTSSKEMSPSSKEMSPSSKEMSPSSKEMSPSSKEMSPSSKEMSPPSKKMSTSSKEMSQASKEISTIKQGNVNIKQGKVIISNKYHHQAMKCHHQARKCQHQARKCHQQARKCHHQARKCCLQARKCHQQARKCHHQAMKCHHQARKCQHQARKCHQQARKCHHQARKRCLQARKCNQHARKCHYHARKCHHQVRKSHHQQQNIIIKQWNVTIKQGNVTNKQENVTIKQRNVTIKQESVNIKQGNVTSKQGNVTIMQGNVTIKQGNVTIKQGNVTIK, encoded by the exons ATGCCAATAACTAAACCAGTTTGTAATACAATCAAGCACGGACATATCAACATCAAGCAAGGAAATGTCAAAATCAAGCCaggaaatatcaaaatcaagcAAGGAAATGTCAAAATCAAGCAAGGAAATGTCAAAATCAAGCAAGGAAAAGTCACCATCAAGCAAGGAAATGTCACCACCAAGCAAGAAAATAACGAAATTGAGCAAGGAAATGTCACCAGCAATAAGGAAATTTCAACCATCAAGAAAGAAAAGTCAACATCAAGCAAGGAAATTTTACCAGCAATTAGGAAATTTCAACCATCAAGCgagaaaatgtcaacatcaagcgagaaaatgtcaacatcaAGCAAGGAAATGTCACCAGCCATTAGGAAATTTCAACCATCAAGCAAGAAAATGTCAACATCATGCAAGAAAATGTTACCAGCAACCAAGGAAATGTCAACATCAA CAAGCAAGGAAATGTCACCATCAAGCAAGAAAATGTCAACATCAAGTAAGGAAATGTCACCATCAAGTAAGGAAATGTCGCCATCAAGTAAGGAAATGTCACCATCAAGTAAGGAAATGTCGCCATCAAGCAAGGAAATGTCACCATCAAGCAAGGAAATGTCACCACCAAGCAAGAAAATGTCAACATCAAGCAAGGAAATGTCACAAGCAAGCAAggaaatttcaactatcaagcAAGGAAATGTCAACATCAAGCAAGGAAAAGTCATCATCAGTAATAAATATCATCATCAAGCAATGAAATGTCACCATCAAGCAAGAAAATGTCAACATCAAGCAAGGAAATGTCACCAGCAAGCAAGAAAATGTCACCATCAAGCAAGGAAATGTTGCCTTCAAGCAAGGAAATGTCACCAGCAAGCAAGGAAATGTCATCATCAAGCAATGAAATGTCACCATCAAGCAAGAAAATGTCAACATCAAGCAAGGAAATGTCATCAGCAAGCAAGAAAATGTCACCATCAAGCAAGGAAACGTTGCCTTCAAGCAAGGAAATGTAACCAGCATGCAAGGAAATGCCACTATCATGCAAGGAAATGTCACCATCAAGTAAGAAAAAGTCACCATCAGCAACAAAATATCATCATCAAGCAATGGAATGTCACCATCAAGCAAGGAAATGTTACCAACAAGCAAGAAAATGTCACCATCAAGCAAAGAAATGTCACCATCAAGCAAGAAAGTGTCAACATTAAGCAAGGAAATGTCACAAGCAAACAAGGAAATGTCACCATCATGCAAGGAAATGTCACCATCAAGCAAGGAAATGTCACCATCAAGCAAGGAAATGTCACCATCAAGTAA